The Pseudoalteromonas carrageenovora IAM 12662 DNA window TACGGTTACAGAACTTTTACAAGGTCGTCGCCTTGATCAGCTTGATGTGTTCCAACCAGCCACGTTTGATAACGACGAAGTGGCAACGCCTGAAAACATTGAACTGCACTTTATTGATTCTAGCGGTTTGATTTCGCATGATTTCTTCCGTGCCAAAGCAGATTTTGACTTTGTACACTGGGACTTCAGCGGCACAACAGAGCAAGAATACAATTTCTGTACTGACCTAATTCACAGCATGAACCACGACATTTATATTATGGATTACACGCACCTAAACGTGTATGCATGTCGTATTTTAGTACCGGGCATGTCAGACATTTACCCAGTAGATGAGCTTATTTGGCGTAACAACAACGAAGGCGCTAAATTCCGTGAAGCATTCCTATCGCTTGATCAGTACGATGCTGAGCAATGGATGGACATTTACGACAGCTTAGAAGAAGCCGGCCACAGCGATATTATTCGCGCAGCAGAGTTTATTGGCCTTGCAACCGATGCCGATACACCTTGGCATACGCTACGTATTGGTGAGCTTAAAGCGCACCTATGTTTAGCCGCAGGCAGCGAAGAAGCAATTGATTGGGTTGATTGGATACTCCATACAGGCCAAGTAAACGAAGAGGCAATGCGCCATTTCCGCTGCTTAAAAGCCATTCTTGAAATTAAATACGATGACGAGCGTGAATACGCCGACTACCAAGATGCACTTGGTTTAATGTTTGGCAGCGATAACGTAAAGCTTGCAATTGAAATTGCAGAAGGCCGTAAATTATTTAATGGTTTAACCTTCCCTGGTTTATCGCTTGAAGGCTTTAAAAAGCACGCAGCTTTACTTGATGGCTACCGTAAGTTACATGTAGCAAAACAAAACTATTGGGCACGTGAAGTTACCGATAGCTAATACTAATTGTTGAGCTAATATAGCTAAACTACTAATTACAAAAATAAAAATGGCGCTAATTTATTAGCGCCATTTTTATTTACGCAATAAATTAGCTATAGTTAAATTGCCTAAAATAAAAGCACGATGTAATTAATGTCGCCACCAAGAAATAATAAAAACAAAGTTCATAACTTTAAACGAACATTTTGGTTATCACTTACTCTTATAGTATTAGTGAGTTTTATACTTGATCGTATTAATTACAATCGCGTAAAGGACGCGCATAGGTTACAAACACTTTCTGAAGTAAGCACCTACCGCGCACAACTCGAGTCTATTTTAGTTTCTAATATTCAACTAGTTCGAGGTTTAGGGGTTGCAGTTGCTGCAGAGCCTGATTTACAACAAGCTCGATTTGAACAAATTGCTGGGCCACTATTTAAAACCTCTAATGAACTTCGTAATATCGGTGGCGCTCCCGATATGATCATTCAAATGACCTACCCCTTAAAAGGTAATGAAAAAGCACTCGGCTTAAATTTTTTAGAAGCAAAAAACCAACGCGCTGATGCAATTAGAGCACGTGATACCAATACGATTGTCATGGCGGGTCCACTTAAATTAATTCAAGGCGACATTGCGCTTATCGCACGTGTACCTGTGTATATACCACCGGAAAACCGCTTTTGGGGGTTACTTTCTGTTGTTTTAGATATT harbors:
- the ycaO gene encoding 30S ribosomal protein S12 methylthiotransferase accessory factor YcaO translates to MTEKTFIKGKDRDLESSISTMQNKLKALNINVEEALWLNPVANCYSVHIKDSDCGVMFTNGKGATDKASIASALGEYFERLSCNYFFADFYLGEEFANGEFTHYPSEKWFKVEGEEVPKGIMDESLWDYFDPERELNASHLFDFNSGNNERGICTLPYTRQRDNQDVYIPVNVIGNIFVSNGMSAGNTKFEARVQGLSEVFERAIKNRIIAEGICLPIVPEDVVKQYPQIHEACEELRSHGFHLRIADASLGGKYPVMSVTLINPTDGSVFASFGAHPSFEVALERTVTELLQGRRLDQLDVFQPATFDNDEVATPENIELHFIDSSGLISHDFFRAKADFDFVHWDFSGTTEQEYNFCTDLIHSMNHDIYIMDYTHLNVYACRILVPGMSDIYPVDELIWRNNNEGAKFREAFLSLDQYDAEQWMDIYDSLEEAGHSDIIRAAEFIGLATDADTPWHTLRIGELKAHLCLAAGSEEAIDWVDWILHTGQVNEEAMRHFRCLKAILEIKYDDEREYADYQDALGLMFGSDNVKLAIEIAEGRKLFNGLTFPGLSLEGFKKHAALLDGYRKLHVAKQNYWAREVTDS